TCGGCATGGACTCCCGTCGTTTGACCGCTCTCCCATTGACGCAGGAAATCAAAAAGATTAAAGCGGTTGCGGCGACGCATCGGCCGGTTGTATAATTGGCTGTCGATCTCTTCAAAATGGTCTTCCAGGAAGTTGAGCCGTCCCGAAAGTCTTTTAAGGTCATCCAACACGCGGGCCTGATCGATCTCATCGACCATCTGGGCGAGCAGTTGTTCCATCTCTTCAAGGCGTTCCTGTTGGGCAAAGTACGTGTCCATTCGTTCATGGAACACCTGTTCAAAAGCGTCCGACGAACTTTTCTCGACGCGGTTTTGGAGGTCTCCCAAGCGGTCGCGAAGCTTTTTGCGCAGTTCCATTGCTTTTCTGTGGTCGTGGTCTTGGTCCATCGAACACCGTCCGCCTGTCCGCTACTATTATACTAAAGGCACGGGCGCAGTTGAACATAATTATTTAGGCGGCGGTCTTCCTTGACATTTGACCGGCAACTTGATAGGGTGCCTGTTTGTGAGGACGTTGAATCCGCACAGCGAGCGCAATTCCGACCTCCGCCCCCGACGGGTAGGGCGGAATTAGCGAGCGAATCCAAATGGGAATCTTCTCCTCCCGGATCGAAGAACCACCGGCCGTAAGGCCCGGGTTCTTCAAACAAAACAAAATTCTCCTCATTCTCATAGCCGTCGGCTTGACGCTCATGGCCTCCATTTCCTGGGCGATGGCCCAGTCCGAAGAGGAGGCGTACGAGCATAACCGACAGGGAATGATCGCGATGTCCGAAGCCGAATTTGAAGAGGCGATCGTGGAGTTTCAAACGGCTGCGGCGTTGGCGAAGGACTATCAAATCCGGAACCGGCCCTTGATTTATACGCCGGTATTCATGACGGCCTGGGCCTATGAAAAGATCGGACGCATGTCGGCGGCCTGCGGTGAATTTCAACGGTTTTTGAAAATCGCTCCGGCCGATGCGATCGAGTCGACCAAGGCCGAACATGCCCGGGACTATTTGAAGCAACATTGCCATGAGTGAGCGCGGAGTGAAAAAAAACCATTGTTGACGTCGTCCGCGGTCCGGGAAAGCGGTCCCGAAGGTTCGTTAAAATGAAAGCGGCCGGCTTTTGGATTTTCATGTTCTGCCTGCTGGCGGTGCTCACGTTTTTGACCTTGAATACCAATCCCCAGCGGTTTAAATACCGCCACCCCCCCGAGGAGTCGCAATCCCCCTCCGCCGGCTCTTCCGAGACGGGTGC
The nucleotide sequence above comes from Nitrospiria bacterium. Encoded proteins:
- a CDS encoding DnaJ domain-containing protein; this encodes MELRKKLRDRLGDLQNRVEKSSSDAFEQVFHERMDTYFAQQERLEEMEQLLAQMVDEIDQARVLDDLKRLSGRLNFLEDHFEEIDSQLYNRPMRRRNRFNLFDFLRQWESGQTTGVHAEIKNEAEAYRELGMEPGSSMRSITTAFRRLVKELHPDRRGGDRSTEPKLRRLVAAYELIKKKSAARQAYSR